The sequence TATATAAGTAGCTTTGATTATTCATTGTCTCTCTAGCGTTTTAATGTGTTCAATACAATAGCTAATTATTATGGTTATATAAAAAATTGCAATGAATATTCACTTGTATACAGCAAAAACTTGACATAAAAACATGAATTAACGCTATTTATACAAAAAAGTTACAGCTCGGATGAGATCAATTTATTTATAGCCATTATTTTTTAGCTATTATTCCAAAATATCTCGTTTTACCGGATAAATTACAAAGCAAAGCTAGTATTAGATCAGACCTATCAATGTGGCATCGTCATTGTTTCTGAAATGGATAAACGCGTTATATCTTTGGCCTCAGATCTTGCAAGAAAAGGAATGAAACATCTGATCGGTAATTTACCTAAGCCAATTTTTATTGAAAATCTAACTGCTATTATGGATAAGCTTCACTTGTTTTTACAAGAAGGTGTGCAATCAAATCTTGAGCTCACCGAAGACGAGTTATTAAATGCAATAACTGAAAACCAGATCACGCCTTTTTACTAACCTAAAGTTGATAGTAAGGCCAATAGAGTATCAAGTATAGAAGCGCTAGCGCGTATAGTTAGGCCACAAGATCTTCACCCAATTGCGCCTTCTGCGTTTATCCCTGTCGCTCAAAAATATGGAGGGTTTGGCCTTTCTTTAGATGATTTTGGCACTGGGTTTACAAAATTAAATCAGCTTAGAACGTTACCTTTTACTGAGATAAAGATAGACCGCAGTTTAATCTCAGGGATCCATAATGACCCTTTTGAACAAACGATTGTAAATGCTCTGGTTGATTTATCTAAAAAACAAAAGATCGATTTAGTCGCTAAAGGAATAGAGCTTTTTGAAGAACTAGAGTTTTTACAATATTATAACAAAACATTTTGATGCAAGAATATTTAATTAGTAAACCAAAACCAATTCAGGAATTGTTAAAATCGCATCATGTATGGCAAAAGTCCGTAATAAATTAACTTTATAAGTGTATTTGGATCAGGGAGGGAATTTTCTCCTCCCTGTTTCTAAAGAATATTGAAATTATTCTGACAGCGCTATACCCTCTCGCCTTGGATCAGCTGCACCATATAGTTTGCTATTAATCAATTCAACAGCATGAATACCTGAATTTAAATCAACAATTTTAACTGTATGCCCTAAATTTTCAAAATCAGCCGCTTTTAAGGCGAGTTGAGTATTATTTTCGAGGCTAGTATAACGATTACGATTTGTGATCCTCGGCATATTAATCGCCTCTTGTGCACTAAGGCCCCAGTCTAAAACACCAATAACAGCTTGTGCCACATAATTTATAATGCGACTGCCACCTGGTGAGCCTATAACAAGTCTTAAGCTCCCATCTTTATTAAATACCATCACTGGAGACATAGAGCTTCTTGGGCGCTTATTTGGCTCAACCCGATTTATAACCTCTAGACCATTTTTCTTAGGAGATAATGCAAAATCTGTTAACTGATTATTTAATAGATACCCGTTCACCATTAAAGTTGAACCAAATGCCATTTCTATCGAGGTTGTCATCGAAATCGCATTGCCTTTTGCATCTACAATCGAAATATGACTGGTTGATGGCATTTCATATGCGTCATCAATCGCATAAGCTAAATTTTGTACCGGCTCGCCCGCGTTTACTTTACCCATATCATTTCGAGTGATTAAAGCAGCGCGTTTAGTAATATATCTAGGCGCTAATAATTCATTTACAGGGATTGATGCAAAATCAGGATCTGCCATATACACATCTCTATCAGCAAAAGCTAAACGAGAAGCTTGGGTAAAATAATGTAGTGCTTTCACATTATTAACTTCATATTGTGATAGATTTTTATCTTCTAATAATCTTAATATTTGTAATAATGCAACGCCGCCTGAACTTGGGGGCCCCATGGAGCAGACTTTATACTCATGATATGGTGCACAAACTGCCTGTCGTTCTTTGGCTTGATATTGCTTAATATCCTCAACAGTTAATATACCGGGTGCAACTTTTGAATTTTGAACTGTTGCTGCTATTTTTTTTGCATTTTCCCCTGAATAAAATGCTGTTACGCCTTCTTTCGCAAGCTGTTTGTAAAACTTCGATAATTCTGGATTTTTTTTATTAGTACCTGCTTTTATTACTTGATCATTTGGAAAAAAGTATTCTTTTGTTCCCGGCATTTGATGTACACCCGGATTAAATTTCTTGCTTAACAACATTTCTAGTCGAGGAGATACTATAAAGCCATTTTCAGCCAATGCAATTGCATCATCAAATAACATATTCCAAGGTAAATTGCCTTTTGTTTTATGTGCCTTTGCTAATGCAGCAAGTACGCCGGGTACACCAACTGAACGCCCGCCCACAACCGCATCAATCCATCTCACAGCATTACCGTTTTTATCTAAGAATAATTCGGAATTAGCTTTACTAGGCGCAGTTTCCCGACCATCAAAGGTCGTTAAGTGATCCATTTTTTTATCGAAGTGCATAATAAAAGCACCACCGCCAATACCTGATGATTGCGGTTCAACTAACGTTAATACAGCTTGTACAGCAATTGCGGCATCAATCGCACTGCCACCTTTTGCCAAAATAGCTTGGCCCGCTTTAACTGCATATGGATTGGCAGCGGCAACCATGAACTTATTACCTATAGAAGCTTTTTTTAAATCAAAGCCAGTTGCAGCTTCAGGTTCTCTATCTTCTCTTTTTGGTTTTTGTGCAACATCGTGGGCAACAACAGATAATGGCAAGGTTGCTACAAATAAATAAGTAATTATTTTTTTCATAATTGTATTTTTTATTAACTCAATATTTGCATTTTAATGTTAAAACAGCAAAATAAGCAAAGCATTAGCAGTTCTTTTTGTTTTACCTAACCGTTTTATGGATACAGATGATCGATTTACCTTTAAGTAAAAAATATATTTTTCCGCCGTTACTTCTAATCTTTTGCAGTTTTTCTTTTGAATTATTGTCTTTAAATCCAATACTTGAATTTAATCGTTCATTAATACAGCAAGGCGAGTTTTGGCGGTTGCTAACGGGTCAATTTGTGCATTCAAACTGGTATCACTTAGCGCTAAACTGTGGTGGAATTATCTTGATATGGGCATTACACGCAGAGCATACATCTCCTAACAGGTATGCTTTTAATATTCTGTTTTTAGCTTTATTTTGTGGTTTAGGCTTATATGCTTTTTACCCTCAAACACATATTTATACCGGGTTAAGTGGTTTATTACATGGTGTGATTGTTTTTGGTGCTATTAAAGATATTAATAGTGGCATGAAATCTGGTTATCTTTTATTGCTAGGCGTATGGGCAAAAGTATTATGGGAGCAATATTCTGGGCCTAATGCCGATGTAGGCGCATTGATTGATGCAAGGGTTGCTATTGAAGCACATTTAATTGGTGCGATTGGTGGTAGCTTGTTTTTACTTGAAAAACCACTTTTAAAATTAAGCGCTAACAGAAGGTAATACAATTAAAAAAGCCTAGGGAATTCCTAGGCTTCTATCTAGTTTTAAAAAAGCACTAATTAAAGCTTTTCTTCAAACAACTTATGTATTCTACGGTATTCATCTAACCAGCTTGAAGGCTGGCGAAATCCATGTGGTTCAACAGGGTAAATTGCCGTTTCAAAGTCTTCTTTTTCAAGTTCGATGAAACGCTGTACTAAACGTACTACATCTTGAAAAAATACATTATCATCAACCATAGGCGCGTTGATCAATAAGTTTTTCTCTAAACCTTCAGCAAAATAGATAGGTGAACTACGCTCGTAAGCAATTGGATCAACGTCAGGACGATTTAAGATATTAGATGTATAACCATCATTATAATGAGCCCAATCACTTACAGGGCGAAGTGCTGCACCTGCTTGGAATAATTCAGGACGTGTTAATAATGCCATAAATGTCATGAAACCACCGTAAGAGCCACCATATGTGCCTACTCTTTGATCGTTAACATTCGCATTTTTTTCCATCCATTTAACACCATCAGCTAAATCTTGAATTTCAGGTGTGCCCATATTTCGGTAAATCGCTGTACGCCAATCACGACCGTAGCCTTTAGATGCACGGTAATCCATATCCATTACAACATAACCTTGCTCAGCAAGTAGTGAATGGAACATAAATTCACGGAAATATCCAGACCAACCTAGATGTGAGTTTTGTAAATAGCCAGCACCATGATTAAAGATAACAGCTTTACGATTTTTGCCTGTTTCGCCTTCTTTATAGTCTGCTGGGTAATATACTTTTGCATATATTGGCTGTTCAGAATGAGAAGATTCAACAGCAATTACTTTAGGTGTAATAAGAGATGTATTTAAAAATTGCTCTGAAACTGTATTAGTTAAACGAGTCACCTCTGCGCCAGCTGTCGCATCTGTCATGTATAACTCTGTCGGTAATGCTAATTTTGAATGAGATAATAATAATTTAGATTCATCAGGGCTCAATGAGAAATCTGTCATACCATTTAAATCAGTGATAGCTTCACGGTTACCCGTTTGAACATTAACACGGTAAACTTCGTAAATTCCTGGGTGCTTTTCGTTAGCTTTATAATAAATATGGCTATCATCTTTTGTTAAAACTAAATGCGAAATAACAAATTTACCTTGTGTTAAAGCTGATACTTCACCATTTACTGGCTTTTTATAAAGTTGGCTATAACCTGATTCTTCAGATAAGAAATATAATGTTTCTGAGTTATTTAACCAACCAAAATCATTGTAAGCATAATTTACCCAAGCATCATCATGTAATCTGTGTTGTGGTACAAACTCTGATTTATCAAAATCTACTGATGCAATCCATCTATCTTTGTTATCCCAAGCTTCAAGCATCACAGCAGCCTGTGTACCTTGTTGATTCCATTGAATGGCACTTTGTGACCAAGTCCAATCACTCATTAAATTAATAGAGCGAGGCGATTTTTCTGATTTGTATTTTTTACCATCTCTGGCGTAGTTTTCTTTTTTAACATCTGCTAGTACATCTTCATCGAAGCCAGGTAATTTATCAAACGTTAATTCTGTTTGTACACCTGTCGTTAAATCTAAGGAATAAACAATCGAAGTTTGTGGTTTTGCATCAGCAACACGGCGACGTACTTTTTCTGCTTTAACACGACCATCATCTGCAATGTAATTTGGCATAATATCGCCATCTGCACGCCAGGATGTTTTTTTAGTAACAACAGCAATGATATGAGTGCCGTTAGGTGACAGTTGTGCATCAATCAAACGCATGCCTTTACCTAAGTAAAATGCTTCATCAACGCGGCTAGGGTTATTAGCGTTAATTTCATTTTTTAAATTTTCTTTATCTTTTTTATTTTTATGTGTCAGAGCTATATAATCAATTAATTTATGTTGCTCTTGTGCGATGTAATCTTTTGGCTCAACAACACCTTTAGGTTTATCTGCCATTTTTAAATTAGCGATCTCAACTGTTAAACCGGTTTTAAGATCAACTTTATTTAACTTTGAACCTTCACGGTAAACTAAACTACCATCATTTAAAAATTGTACTTGTGATTCATTTGCAGATGAACGTGTAATTTGCGTTAAAGCACCCGTTTTTACATTCTGAACAAATACATCGCCCTTAAATACATATGCTTGTAATTTTCCATCTTTAGAGTAAACAGCATATTTAGAACCCGTTTGGTGCAGTGCTTCAACCGCTACTTTGTCACCATTGTTATTTGCTGTTAGATTTTGATTAAATAAATCTTTAAGCTCGTTACCTGCTTGTTTACGCGTATAAAATACAGAGCTTGAATCGGCTGCCCAATATGAAGAAAGTGGTTGGCGACCTAGCCAATCAGGGTGGGCCATTGCTTGCTTTAATGTAATTGAAGTTTCACCAGCTTTAACTGGTGCTTCAATAACTTTAGCAACAGGCGCAACTGTTGTAGTGGTAGATTCATTTGATAGTGTTTGACAACCTGTTAATGCAAAAGTAGCAGAAACGGCAAGTGCAATTAGCGTTTTATTAACCATAGCGTATTCAGTATTCTTATATTGGAATTATCTGCTAGTAATTTAAACTCACTGTATAAAATAGCAATGGTTTTAATCGTAAAGAATTGTTACTTGGACGAAAGAGATTTTAACGCTTATTCATTCGTAATACTTGCATATCAAATATTTTACATTGATATAACTTACCTAGCAGGAGTGGTAAGTATTACCAACCCTACAATTAAGCTAAGTTGGTAATACCATCAAATTATTCCCAAATTCCTTTTTCTACTTTTCCTTTAAGCTGAGGGAAGTCACTGGCTTTAAAACTCGGTTCTTCACCAGCACGTTTTTGAGCTAAATAATGTTTAATCACTTTAATTGCAAGATTAGATAATAATACTAATGCTACTAAGTTTACCAAAGCCATTAAACCCATAGAAGCATCAGCCAAATTCCAAACAATATCAATTTTAGCAATCGCACCAAACATCACCATACCCACAGCACATAACCTAAATGGAGTTAAAAAGTGGGTTTTATTTTTACTTAAAATAAAATATTTGATTCAGCATAAGAGTAATTTGCAATGATAGAAGTAAAACAAAATAGTAAAATAGAGCCCGCGATAAAAGCACCCGCCCATTGACCTACATGTGATTGCAGCGCAATAATCGTCAATGAAACCAGGCATAAACCTTGAAAACAACAACTGCTAATTAACAAAAAAACCATCAATATTAACATTTAATGGTTTTTTGTAGCTTCTTATTTTTGATATTTTATAGTTGATTTATCGTTAATTAGTCATCCATAATCACTTTACCTGCAATGTTATCTACATTGACCGATCCTGAGCCATCGCTCAATAATTCAAAGCTATCAGCTTTGTTGACATTGATACTGCCAGAACCATCTGATACAGTCACTTTTCCTGAAACATTACGTACGTGGATTGAACCTGAACCATCATCTATTGATACATCATTTTCTACATGTTTAATATCTATTGAGCCTGAACCATCATCAATTTCCACTTTACCATTCACATTCCTGATATTAATGGAACCAGAACCATCTTTTAATTTTAAACTTGCAACACCAGAGATGTTAATTGAGCCAGAACCATCCTCAACATCTAAGTTTAAATTCTCTGGTACCTCAATTGTTAAATCAATTCTTGTATCTCTATTATGATTACAGCTTGCTGATTCCAACTTAGCTTTATTACCCAGCTTTTTTAAATCTAAGCAGTAATCATTGTGTGCTTTACGTTGATATATCTCAGCAACAACTTCAATTGAATCAACATCTGAAGCAATCACTTTTAACTTTCCGGAGCCCGCTTCAATCACAAAATCATTTATCTTATCAGTCGATAATTTCAAGTTTTCAGTTTTTTGTAAAATGAGTTCATCGCTCGAGTTACTCTGCGCAAAAGCTCCTTGGCTCATCGTAAGAAGTAATGTACTTGCTAAAATCGATTTATAAAATTTCATATCGCTATTCCTTGTGTTTATTTTTATTTTTGACTTTTATAAGTAATTATTAAATAAGTCGCAAACTAATAGGGAAAAGGTTTAAACGAATTTAAAATAAATTTTAATAAGTTATGTTTTCTTCTATCGTTTTGTCTAAATCTTGAAATAAGTTGTTAATATT is a genomic window of Pseudoalteromonas sp. '520P1 No. 423' containing:
- a CDS encoding EAL domain-containing protein; the encoded protein is MPVAQKYGGFGLSLDDFGTGFTKLNQLRTLPFTEIKIDRSLISGIHNDPFEQTIVNALVDLSKKQKIDLVAKGIELFEELEFLQYYNKTF
- the ggt gene encoding gamma-glutamyltransferase — its product is MKKIITYLFVATLPLSVVAHDVAQKPKREDREPEAATGFDLKKASIGNKFMVAAANPYAVKAGQAILAKGGSAIDAAIAVQAVLTLVEPQSSGIGGGAFIMHFDKKMDHLTTFDGRETAPSKANSELFLDKNGNAVRWIDAVVGGRSVGVPGVLAALAKAHKTKGNLPWNMLFDDAIALAENGFIVSPRLEMLLSKKFNPGVHQMPGTKEYFFPNDQVIKAGTNKKNPELSKFYKQLAKEGVTAFYSGENAKKIAATVQNSKVAPGILTVEDIKQYQAKERQAVCAPYHEYKVCSMGPPSSGGVALLQILRLLEDKNLSQYEVNNVKALHYFTQASRLAFADRDVYMADPDFASIPVNELLAPRYITKRAALITRNDMGKVNAGEPVQNLAYAIDDAYEMPSTSHISIVDAKGNAISMTTSIEMAFGSTLMVNGYLLNNQLTDFALSPKKNGLEVINRVEPNKRPRSSMSPVMVFNKDGSLRLVIGSPGGSRIINYVAQAVIGVLDWGLSAQEAINMPRITNRNRYTSLENNTQLALKAADFENLGHTVKIVDLNSGIHAVELINSKLYGAADPRREGIALSE
- the rrtA gene encoding rhombosortase, which translates into the protein MIDLPLSKKYIFPPLLLIFCSFSFELLSLNPILEFNRSLIQQGEFWRLLTGQFVHSNWYHLALNCGGIILIWALHAEHTSPNRYAFNILFLALFCGLGLYAFYPQTHIYTGLSGLLHGVIVFGAIKDINSGMKSGYLLLLGVWAKVLWEQYSGPNADVGALIDARVAIEAHLIGAIGGSLFLLEKPLLKLSANRR
- a CDS encoding prolyl oligopeptidase family serine peptidase; this translates as MVNKTLIALAVSATFALTGCQTLSNESTTTTVAPVAKVIEAPVKAGETSITLKQAMAHPDWLGRQPLSSYWAADSSSVFYTRKQAGNELKDLFNQNLTANNNGDKVAVEALHQTGSKYAVYSKDGKLQAYVFKGDVFVQNVKTGALTQITRSSANESQVQFLNDGSLVYREGSKLNKVDLKTGLTVEIANLKMADKPKGVVEPKDYIAQEQHKLIDYIALTHKNKKDKENLKNEINANNPSRVDEAFYLGKGMRLIDAQLSPNGTHIIAVVTKKTSWRADGDIMPNYIADDGRVKAEKVRRRVADAKPQTSIVYSLDLTTGVQTELTFDKLPGFDEDVLADVKKENYARDGKKYKSEKSPRSINLMSDWTWSQSAIQWNQQGTQAAVMLEAWDNKDRWIASVDFDKSEFVPQHRLHDDAWVNYAYNDFGWLNNSETLYFLSEESGYSQLYKKPVNGEVSALTQGKFVISHLVLTKDDSHIYYKANEKHPGIYEVYRVNVQTGNREAITDLNGMTDFSLSPDESKLLLSHSKLALPTELYMTDATAGAEVTRLTNTVSEQFLNTSLITPKVIAVESSHSEQPIYAKVYYPADYKEGETGKNRKAVIFNHGAGYLQNSHLGWSGYFREFMFHSLLAEQGYVVMDMDYRASKGYGRDWRTAIYRNMGTPEIQDLADGVKWMEKNANVNDQRVGTYGGSYGGFMTFMALLTRPELFQAGAALRPVSDWAHYNDGYTSNILNRPDVDPIAYERSSPIYFAEGLEKNLLINAPMVDDNVFFQDVVRLVQRFIELEKEDFETAIYPVEPHGFRQPSSWLDEYRRIHKLFEEKL
- a CDS encoding DUF4097 family beta strand repeat-containing protein, which translates into the protein MKFYKSILASTLLLTMSQGAFAQSNSSDELILQKTENLKLSTDKINDFVIEAGSGKLKVIASDVDSIEVVAEIYQRKAHNDYCLDLKKLGNKAKLESASCNHNRDTRIDLTIEVPENLNLDVEDGSGSINISGVASLKLKDGSGSINIRNVNGKVEIDDGSGSIDIKHVENDVSIDDGSGSIHVRNVSGKVTVSDGSGSINVNKADSFELLSDGSGSVNVDNIAGKVIMDD